From Leptotrichia wadei, one genomic window encodes:
- a CDS encoding energy-coupling factor ABC transporter ATP-binding protein, with product MGYLKLENVNYKYPLEEKNTLQNINIEIKKGEFWAVIGKNGSGKTTFCNILRRFVPDFYKGELTGKITLEGKELKDYSQKEIVQRIGFVFQNPFTQISGVKNTVFEEIAYGLENLGIERETIISEVEKILKLLEIEKLRDKNPYNLSGGQKQRVALASIIAMNPDILVIDEPTSQLDPKGTEDIFKIINLMANEGKTIILVEHKLELIAEYAENILVLDEGEIILSGKANEVLNNKILLEKEIGMTQYSMLAYELEKVGKAKFEEIPITKEKVIELLKK from the coding sequence ATGGGCTATCTTAAATTAGAAAATGTAAACTATAAGTATCCATTGGAAGAAAAAAATACTTTGCAAAATATAAATATCGAAATAAAAAAAGGCGAATTTTGGGCTGTAATTGGAAAAAATGGAAGTGGAAAAACAACATTTTGCAATATTTTAAGAAGATTTGTGCCTGATTTTTACAAAGGCGAACTAACAGGGAAAATAACTTTAGAAGGCAAGGAATTAAAAGATTATAGCCAAAAGGAAATCGTCCAAAGGATCGGATTCGTTTTTCAAAATCCATTTACTCAAATTAGCGGTGTTAAAAATACAGTTTTTGAAGAAATAGCTTACGGATTGGAAAATCTAGGAATAGAACGTGAAACAATAATTTCAGAAGTGGAAAAAATATTAAAGCTTCTTGAAATCGAAAAACTTCGTGATAAAAATCCATACAATTTATCTGGTGGGCAAAAGCAAAGAGTCGCCCTTGCCTCAATCATCGCAATGAACCCCGATATTCTCGTTATTGATGAGCCAACTTCACAGCTTGACCCAAAAGGAACGGAAGATATTTTCAAAATTATAAATTTAATGGCAAATGAAGGAAAGACAATAATTCTGGTTGAGCATAAACTTGAACTTATTGCAGAATATGCCGAAAATATTCTTGTTCTTGATGAAGGAGAAATAATTTTGAGCGGAAAAGCGAATGAAGTTTTAAATAATAAAATTTTGCTGGAAAAAGAAATTGGGATGACACAGTATTCGATGCTTGCTTATGAACTTGAAAAGGTGGGAAAAGCTAAATTTGAAGAAATTCCAATAACTAAAGAAAAAGTAATAGAGTTGTTAAAAAAGTAA
- a CDS encoding energy-coupling factor ABC transporter ATP-binding protein → MSFITVKNLSFKYPNGTENVLNNVSLEVKKGEKVAIIGQNGAGKTTLVKMLNGLLKPVSGDVIADDWNTKDYTVAKMSRKVGYVFQNPMDQIFHNNVYDEIAFGAKKLKYSPDEIKKMVENAIKLTELEKYQRENPYNLPYSLRKFVTIAAVIAMGSDVIVMDEPTAGQDFKGMKVLHNLIDELQKQGKTIITITHDMEFVVKNFDRVIVMTNGEVIADGDKRDIFWQFDTLEKSMVKQPYISDLAREMELDGKVLNVTEFVENY, encoded by the coding sequence ATGAGTTTTATTACTGTAAAAAATTTAAGTTTTAAATATCCAAATGGAACTGAAAATGTACTTAATAATGTTTCACTTGAAGTTAAAAAAGGCGAAAAAGTTGCAATTATTGGGCAAAATGGAGCTGGGAAAACGACATTGGTAAAAATGTTAAATGGACTTTTAAAGCCAGTAAGCGGAGATGTGATTGCAGATGACTGGAACACAAAAGATTACACAGTTGCTAAAATGAGCCGAAAAGTCGGATATGTTTTTCAAAATCCAATGGATCAAATATTTCACAATAATGTCTATGATGAAATAGCCTTTGGAGCAAAAAAATTAAAATATTCTCCTGATGAAATAAAAAAAATGGTAGAAAATGCCATAAAATTAACAGAACTTGAAAAATATCAAAGGGAAAATCCATATAACTTGCCATATTCACTGAGAAAATTTGTTACAATAGCCGCAGTAATTGCAATGGGATCAGATGTCATTGTAATGGATGAGCCGACAGCAGGACAGGATTTTAAAGGAATGAAAGTTTTGCATAACTTAATTGATGAACTTCAGAAACAGGGAAAAACAATTATTACAATAACTCACGATATGGAATTTGTAGTAAAAAATTTTGACAGGGTAATCGTAATGACAAATGGAGAAGTTATCGCTGATGGAGATAAACGTGATATTTTCTGGCAATTTGACACTTTGGAAAAAAGTATGGTGAAACAGCCGTATATTAGTGATTTGGCTAGGGAAATGGAATTGGATGGGAAAGTTTTAAATGTTACAGAATTTGTGGAAAATTATTAA
- a CDS encoding type I phosphomannose isomerase catalytic subunit encodes MLYPMKFKKFFVEKVWGGREFETKLGMKLPEGKKIGESWEVSAHPHGMGIVENGALAGQRLDDIYKEYKGELTGKKVYEKYPNKFPLLIKYLDVNDRLSIQVHPSDEVALKKHNEFGKSESWYIMEASDDATLILGIKPGVTKEKFLEKVKKNDFDGLFEEKSVKKGDFIDITPGTVHASLKGSVIFAEIQQNSDVTYRIYDFDRIDKNGKKRELHLQDSADVIDFGKEVEIKNTDFDKSENGKDILKKNIIEKEYYSIDKIRFNGSFEDVNNESMTIYSFLEGEGKIVWGENEELSVKKGETILIPVGIKTKTVGKFEILRTII; translated from the coding sequence ATGTTATATCCAATGAAATTTAAAAAATTTTTTGTGGAAAAAGTGTGGGGTGGACGTGAATTTGAAACAAAATTAGGAATGAAACTGCCTGAAGGCAAGAAAATTGGTGAATCTTGGGAAGTGTCGGCACATCCGCATGGAATGGGTATTGTGGAAAATGGTGCTTTAGCTGGGCAAAGGCTGGATGATATTTACAAGGAGTATAAGGGGGAACTTACAGGAAAAAAGGTTTATGAAAAATATCCAAATAAATTTCCGTTACTTATAAAATATCTTGATGTAAATGACAGACTTTCAATTCAAGTGCATCCAAGTGATGAAGTTGCCTTAAAAAAACATAATGAATTTGGGAAAAGTGAATCTTGGTATATAATGGAGGCAAGTGATGATGCTACTTTAATTTTAGGAATAAAGCCTGGAGTTACGAAGGAAAAATTTTTGGAAAAAGTGAAAAAAAATGATTTTGATGGATTATTTGAAGAAAAATCTGTAAAAAAGGGTGATTTTATTGATATTACGCCAGGAACAGTTCATGCTTCACTAAAAGGGAGCGTAATTTTTGCGGAAATTCAGCAAAATTCAGATGTCACTTATAGAATTTATGATTTTGACAGAATTGATAAAAACGGGAAGAAAAGGGAGCTGCATTTGCAGGATTCAGCTGATGTAATTGATTTTGGAAAGGAAGTGGAAATTAAGAATACTGATTTTGATAAATCTGAAAATGGGAAAGATATTTTGAAAAAGAATATTATAGAAAAAGAATATTATTCGATTGATAAAATAAGATTTAATGGTTCTTTTGAAGATGTAAATAATGAAAGTATGACAATTTACTCGTTCCTTGAAGGAGAAGGGAAAATTGTGTGGGGAGAAAATGAAGAACTTTCGGTTAAAAAGGGTGAAACAATTTTAATTCCTGTTGGAATTAAGACAAAAACTGTTGGGAAGTTTGAAATTTTAAGAACAATAATTTAA
- a CDS encoding FxLYD domain-containing protein has product MKRRILLFGIMLGTSSCGIISGVGSVVGGTIKAAGGVTGAVIGTTGKLIGGIIGGSNGEIKAKNTKYKFSDAEVEITGGKTIVTGILTHNGVTKKNLTIEIPCFDKNGAKVGDAVDNISSLAKNEKWEFQAILNTNETKTCKLKDTYIYEGNTNMIIEGNDEDNDNINNVEEK; this is encoded by the coding sequence GTGAAAAGAAGGATTTTATTGTTTGGAATAATGTTGGGAACTTCATCTTGTGGAATTATTAGTGGAGTTGGAAGTGTAGTAGGAGGAACTATAAAGGCTGCTGGTGGAGTTACAGGAGCAGTTATTGGAACAACTGGGAAATTAATTGGAGGTATTATTGGCGGAAGTAATGGAGAAATTAAAGCTAAAAATACAAAATATAAATTTTCAGATGCAGAAGTGGAAATAACTGGTGGAAAGACCATTGTTACAGGAATTTTGACACATAATGGAGTGACTAAAAAAAATTTGACCATTGAAATTCCATGTTTTGATAAAAATGGAGCGAAAGTAGGAGATGCTGTAGATAATATCAGTTCACTTGCAAAAAATGAAAAATGGGAATTTCAGGCGATTCTTAATACGAATGAAACAAAAACTTGTAAATTGAAGGATACGTATATTTATGAGGGAAATACAAATATGATTATCGAAGGCAATGATGAAGATAATGACAATATTAATAATGTTGAAGAAAAATAA
- a CDS encoding 5'-methylthioadenosine/adenosylhomocysteine nucleosidase, with protein sequence MIGIIGAVVEEAEAIKKEIKEIKETVISGISFFTGKFNDRDVVFVQSGIGKVNAAITATLLIEKFKVSEVIFSGVAGSLDERLKVGDVVIGRDIVQHDVDATAFGYKMGQIPQMKEWAFESDKELVEKAGNVNDFDHCIFFGRILTGDQFVSKKDVKIRLGKDFEALCVDMESGAVAQVCTRLGVKFLIIRSISDSITDESDMEYETFVKLAAKNSTRILKEITL encoded by the coding sequence ATGATAGGAATTATTGGGGCAGTGGTTGAAGAGGCTGAAGCGATAAAAAAGGAAATTAAGGAAATTAAGGAAACTGTGATAAGCGGAATATCTTTTTTTACTGGGAAATTTAACGATAGGGATGTTGTTTTTGTACAATCTGGAATTGGGAAGGTAAATGCTGCGATTACAGCGACTTTATTAATTGAAAAATTTAAAGTGAGTGAAGTGATCTTTTCTGGAGTGGCTGGGTCATTGGATGAAAGATTGAAAGTTGGGGATGTTGTTATAGGGCGTGACATTGTTCAGCACGATGTTGATGCTACAGCATTTGGATATAAAATGGGACAGATTCCGCAAATGAAGGAATGGGCTTTTGAATCGGATAAGGAATTGGTTGAAAAGGCTGGAAATGTAAATGATTTTGATCATTGCATATTTTTTGGAAGAATTTTGACAGGAGATCAGTTTGTAAGTAAAAAGGATGTGAAGATTCGGCTTGGGAAGGATTTTGAAGCGCTTTGCGTGGATATGGAAAGTGGTGCTGTGGCTCAAGTCTGCACAAGATTAGGCGTGAAATTTTTAATAATTCGTTCAATTTCTGATTCAATCACAGATGAGTCTGATATGGAATATGAGACTTTTGTAAAATTGGCAGCAAAAAATTCTACCAGAATATTAAAAGAGATTACTTTATAA
- a CDS encoding sporulation protein, whose product MSFRLNPFKVMRAVGIVAIVVYGAVLVTGYKKSKVNTTESITKDMKVRNKNFYNSKDYKNNLTLPKQVVENNNETVAKEMEQAKPAETVDLQKNSANSNKQKADAKAADEAKKKEEQAKLEAQKLEMQKAAQQKAAEQKRQEEAKLAARQAEIKKQQQIEAARKEQAAAQARAEAARQRAKEEAAKKAKEEAAKRARENAKKHQGPKKYIQVASVTTEASARGIAKRLGGNFYYKKTTVNGKTAYVVMSNMTDNPNTLKAMENQAKRAGGGYMIRSVGK is encoded by the coding sequence ATGAGTTTTCGATTAAATCCGTTTAAAGTTATGAGAGCTGTGGGAATTGTTGCAATTGTGGTTTATGGAGCGGTGCTTGTTACGGGATATAAAAAGTCAAAGGTAAATACGACTGAGAGCATTACAAAGGATATGAAAGTAAGAAATAAGAATTTTTATAATTCAAAGGATTATAAAAATAACCTGACTTTGCCAAAGCAAGTTGTGGAAAATAACAATGAAACAGTTGCAAAGGAGATGGAGCAGGCTAAACCGGCAGAAACTGTAGATTTACAAAAGAATTCTGCAAATTCTAATAAACAGAAGGCTGATGCAAAAGCAGCAGATGAAGCTAAAAAAAAGGAAGAGCAGGCAAAATTAGAAGCGCAAAAGTTGGAAATGCAAAAAGCGGCTCAACAAAAAGCGGCTGAGCAAAAACGTCAGGAAGAGGCAAAACTTGCAGCCAGACAAGCCGAAATAAAAAAACAGCAGCAAATAGAAGCGGCAAGAAAGGAACAGGCGGCGGCACAGGCAAGAGCAGAAGCGGCAAGACAACGTGCAAAAGAAGAGGCAGCTAAAAAAGCCAAAGAGGAAGCGGCAAAAAGAGCTAGAGAAAATGCAAAAAAACATCAAGGGCCTAAAAAGTACATTCAAGTGGCTTCAGTAACAACAGAAGCTTCAGCAAGAGGAATAGCAAAAAGGCTTGGTGGAAACTTTTATTATAAAAAAACGACTGTAAACGGTAAAACAGCTTATGTAGTAATGTCAAATATGACAGATAATCCTAATACATTAAAAGCTATGGAAAATCAAGCAAAAAGAGCAGGTGGCGGTTATATGATCCGTTCAGTTGGAAAATAG
- a CDS encoding DHH family phosphoesterase, which yields MNKNYKGNIIPKEIVEEVKIAKSIILTAHVNPDGDALGSILAFYFMINEYCQKNNIEKDVKIIIDDKLPKYMRHFEDTKLIWNYEKFCDEFNKDAQNSKKFDLFISLDCANEERYGKSVEIKKLSKKSINIDHHVSNTEHADFNYVEDICSTSELLYQFLEIFDIGLTKKIAEYMYLGIINDTGNFRHDNVTEHTFLVCSKLIGAGVNNHKIANIIFEVSEKKVELIGEVYKNKKINEKYKFASYYLTQEKMKELGIEKDDTDGTAEMLLRIEGMEISLFVRENIDGSLKGSFRANDKYDVNKIASIFGGGGHIKAAGFKTDLSFEEILEKTYKELEK from the coding sequence ATGAATAAAAATTATAAAGGAAACATTATACCAAAAGAGATTGTAGAAGAAGTAAAGATTGCTAAAAGTATCATTTTGACGGCACATGTTAATCCTGACGGAGATGCGCTCGGTTCAATTTTGGCATTTTATTTTATGATAAATGAATATTGCCAAAAAAATAATATTGAAAAGGATGTAAAAATTATTATTGATGACAAACTTCCTAAATATATGCGACATTTTGAAGATACAAAGTTAATTTGGAATTATGAAAAATTTTGTGATGAATTTAATAAAGATGCTCAAAATAGTAAAAAATTTGATTTGTTTATAAGTTTAGATTGTGCAAATGAGGAAAGATATGGAAAGTCTGTAGAAATAAAGAAATTAAGTAAAAAGTCAATCAATATTGATCATCATGTAAGCAATACTGAACATGCTGATTTTAACTATGTGGAGGATATTTGCAGCACAAGTGAGCTTTTGTATCAATTTTTAGAAATTTTTGATATTGGATTGACAAAAAAAATTGCTGAGTATATGTATCTTGGAATAATTAACGATACTGGAAACTTTAGGCATGACAATGTTACAGAACATACTTTTCTTGTTTGTTCAAAATTAATTGGAGCAGGTGTGAATAATCACAAAATTGCCAATATTATTTTTGAAGTTAGTGAAAAAAAGGTTGAATTAATTGGTGAAGTTTATAAAAATAAAAAAATTAATGAAAAATATAAGTTTGCCAGTTATTATTTGACACAGGAAAAAATGAAGGAACTGGGAATTGAAAAGGATGATACAGATGGTACGGCAGAAATGCTTTTGAGAATTGAAGGAATGGAAATTTCTCTGTTTGTAAGGGAAAATATTGATGGTTCTCTAAAGGGAAGTTTTCGTGCAAATGATAAATATGATGTAAATAAAATAGCTTCAATTTTTGGTGGCGGAGGACATATAAAAGCCGCTGGATTTAAGACAGATTTATCTTTTGAGGAAATTTTAGAAAAAACATATAAGGAATTAGAAAAATAA
- a CDS encoding TetR/AcrR family transcriptional regulator, with protein MTKKYSKNFIIQQSAKLFYYKGYKNTELTDIFKACEMPNDIFYKFFSSKEELLIAVIKYHTENLINFFNNNVDDLSIQKFHYFFEKYFENIENNKFHGGSPLGNLALELSDINKNIREELVKSYKKIELRFSFFITTLKYAFPEKYDKIVPETIARILIALLEGTILMLKTEKESSAINDFFVIFDSIFIINEADENKEAKKEKKKKSQNQNPYVQNNEENTDNISQNILKNISQKSNNADQEIGKIENSNIEENNYFNDDIYYDVDSDSLINVFNNLESSKKNEDNNENNNK; from the coding sequence ATGACTAAAAAATATAGCAAAAATTTTATAATACAGCAAAGTGCAAAGCTTTTTTATTACAAAGGCTACAAAAACACGGAATTAACCGATATTTTTAAGGCTTGTGAAATGCCTAATGATATTTTCTATAAATTTTTTTCCAGCAAGGAAGAACTTCTTATTGCTGTTATAAAATATCATACTGAAAATCTTATAAATTTTTTCAACAATAATGTAGATGACTTGTCAATTCAAAAATTTCACTATTTTTTTGAAAAATATTTTGAAAACATTGAAAATAACAAATTTCACGGAGGAAGTCCGCTTGGAAATCTAGCTCTTGAACTATCTGATATTAACAAAAATATCCGTGAGGAGCTTGTAAAATCATACAAAAAAATCGAACTTAGATTTTCATTTTTTATAACAACATTAAAATATGCTTTTCCTGAAAAATATGATAAGATTGTCCCTGAAACAATAGCAAGAATTTTAATTGCTTTATTAGAAGGTACTATTCTTATGTTAAAAACAGAAAAGGAAAGTTCTGCAATTAATGACTTCTTTGTAATTTTTGACTCGATTTTCATAATTAATGAGGCTGATGAAAATAAAGAAGCCAAAAAGGAGAAAAAAAAGAAATCTCAAAATCAAAACCCTTATGTTCAAAATAACGAAGAAAATACCGATAATATTTCTCAAAATATTCTAAAAAATATATCACAAAAATCTAATAATGCTGATCAGGAAATTGGAAAAATTGAAAATTCTAACATAGAAGAAAATAATTATTTTAATGATGACATCTACTATGATGTTGATTCAGACAGCTTAATTAATGTCTTCAATAATTTAGAATCTTCAAAAAAAAATGAAGATAATAATGAAAATAATAACAAATAA
- a CDS encoding MalY/PatB family protein, translating into MKYNFDEIIDRKSNHSVKYNELMRKFGVDDVIPLWIADMDFKTAQPIIDALEKKAQHGIFGYVYRPDEYFESFINWQKRRFGWEPIKELLSFSIGVVPTLGSLIQLFSEKGDKILIQTPVYSEFYDISEDNARIIIENKFIEKNGEYSLDLEDLENKLKENPKLFIFCNPHNPLGHVWTHEELEAIGNLCIKYKVPVISDEIHADLTLWDNKHIPMASVSEEIRQNTITCTSTGKAFNLAGLQSATIIFNNLEVKAKFDRFWKDLEVHRNNPFNLVATIAAYSDGGEEYLKQLKKYLENNILFLNNFFKEYIPEITPNIPQATYLVWLDCRKLCEKFGFNQEQLEKFMLTKAKLGLNEGRVYQRGLEGFMRLNTACPRAVLEKALNQLKDAISNENKKLK; encoded by the coding sequence ATGAAATACAATTTTGATGAAATTATTGACAGAAAGAGCAATCATTCTGTAAAATACAATGAACTTATGAGAAAATTTGGAGTAGATGATGTAATTCCGCTTTGGATTGCAGATATGGACTTTAAGACAGCGCAGCCCATAATCGATGCTCTTGAAAAAAAAGCTCAGCACGGAATTTTTGGATATGTTTACCGTCCTGACGAATATTTTGAGTCATTTATAAATTGGCAAAAGAGAAGATTTGGATGGGAACCAATAAAAGAACTGCTTAGTTTTAGTATTGGAGTTGTTCCGACATTAGGATCATTAATACAGCTTTTTTCTGAAAAGGGTGACAAAATTTTAATACAGACGCCTGTTTATTCAGAATTTTATGATATTAGTGAAGATAATGCAAGAATTATTATCGAAAATAAATTTATTGAAAAAAATGGAGAATACTCGCTTGATTTGGAAGATTTGGAAAATAAATTAAAAGAAAATCCAAAATTATTTATTTTCTGTAATCCTCACAATCCTTTAGGACATGTGTGGACACATGAAGAATTAGAGGCAATTGGGAATTTGTGCATAAAATATAAAGTTCCTGTAATTTCAGATGAAATTCATGCTGACTTGACATTGTGGGATAACAAGCATATTCCAATGGCAAGTGTCTCTGAAGAAATTAGACAAAATACGATAACTTGTACTTCGACAGGAAAAGCCTTTAACCTTGCTGGTCTTCAAAGTGCCACAATAATTTTCAATAATTTGGAAGTAAAAGCCAAATTTGACAGATTTTGGAAGGATTTGGAAGTTCATAGAAATAATCCGTTTAATTTAGTTGCTACAATTGCGGCCTATTCTGATGGTGGAGAGGAATATTTAAAGCAATTAAAGAAATATTTGGAAAATAATATTTTATTTTTAAATAATTTCTTTAAGGAATATATTCCAGAAATTACGCCAAATATTCCGCAAGCAACATATTTAGTATGGCTAGACTGCAGAAAATTATGTGAAAAGTTTGGATTTAATCAGGAACAGCTTGAAAAATTTATGCTGACAAAGGCAAAATTGGGATTAAATGAAGGGCGAGTATATCAAAGGGGATTAGAAGGATTTATGAGATTAAATACAGCTTGTCCTAGAGCAGTTTTAGAAAAAGCGTTAAATCAGTTAAAAGATGCAATTTCAAATGAAAATAAAAAATTAAAATAA
- the msrA gene encoding peptide-methionine (S)-S-oxide reductase MsrA, which yields MANIKEIYLAGGCFWGVEKFFKMAPGVIKTSVGYANGQTLDTNYDILKMTDHVETVHITYDADQVSLNQLLNYYFSIIDPTSINRQGLDEGRQYRTGIYYVDKDELNTIRTRVENEQNRYSREIQVEVRPLKHYILAEEYHQNYLDKNPNGYCHLDLENAIKIFSKE from the coding sequence ATGGCAAACATTAAGGAAATTTATTTGGCTGGAGGTTGTTTCTGGGGTGTGGAAAAGTTTTTTAAAATGGCTCCAGGTGTTATTAAAACATCAGTTGGCTATGCAAACGGACAAACTCTAGATACTAATTATGATATTCTAAAAATGACTGATCACGTTGAAACTGTGCATATAACGTACGATGCAGATCAAGTATCTCTAAATCAGCTTCTCAACTATTATTTCTCAATAATTGACCCGACAAGTATTAATAGACAGGGACTTGATGAAGGTCGACAATATAGAACTGGAATTTATTATGTGGATAAAGATGAATTAAATACAATAAGGACAAGGGTAGAAAATGAGCAGAACAGATATTCAAGAGAAATTCAAGTAGAAGTTAGGCCGTTAAAACATTATATCCTGGCTGAAGAATACCATCAAAATTATTTAGATAAGAATCCTAATGGATATTGTCATCTGGATCTTGAAAATGCTATAAAAATTTTTTCAAAGGAATAA
- a CDS encoding acyltransferase family protein, with amino-acid sequence MKKQRIQSLDILRAVALVLICVYHWFSYKGTYIGVVIFFALSGYLVTGGLLSRDFSIFSVINRRLKKIYPSLLIVILISTIALYFVNNGLEDKYKYSALFSILGLNNIYQIFSKMSYFDSFGIILPLTHVWALSFLTQMYVFFPILIQGLKKLKLKNNIIGIVLLVIGTASGLMMAYVFYVTSNSPEGADFSRIYYGTDTRAFAFFIPAGIACFYANREITNKIEKKIVFILGILGLASLIFFSFGIDYRNAYNYYGLMFLASILIGFTILLFSKPELQKFSLSKHPKIFNPIIRLGQHQYQYYLWQYPIMIFTREYFKWAKLSNMQKFFIQVVILIVISELCYILLEKNSKKYEKAINYASYPVLAVILAILVYSPVYENKDLEEMKEVQKTLETPAVEENKKETPANTASAAAQNSQNEELTIDKLLAALNTPSKSIEAESKIQDEILKKYPNDEREILFIGDSVLHMTKFDLKKKYPNAIIETKVGRQFYELPNMLKNFAQNGKLKKIVVIALGTNGTIFEKDMKSVLQTLQGHDVYFINTVMPDPWQDSVNAEIKKVSSENPNIKVIDWYSYSKGKQQYFYKDGTHPKPHAAKRYVNLLYSVLSKDIINSNKSNSGNSGNSSNSSNSN; translated from the coding sequence ATGAAAAAACAAAGAATACAAAGTCTTGACATATTAAGGGCAGTTGCACTTGTTCTTATTTGTGTCTATCACTGGTTTTCCTACAAGGGAACTTATATTGGAGTTGTTATATTTTTTGCATTAAGCGGATATTTGGTAACTGGCGGTCTGCTTTCAAGAGATTTTTCAATATTTTCTGTAATTAATCGAAGATTAAAAAAGATTTACCCAAGCCTTTTAATTGTTATCTTAATTTCAACTATAGCATTATATTTCGTAAATAATGGACTTGAAGATAAGTATAAATACAGCGCATTATTTTCAATATTAGGACTAAATAATATTTATCAAATTTTTTCAAAAATGTCCTATTTTGATAGCTTTGGAATTATTTTACCGCTTACTCATGTTTGGGCATTATCCTTTTTGACTCAAATGTATGTATTTTTTCCAATTTTAATTCAAGGATTGAAAAAACTTAAATTAAAAAATAACATAATCGGTATTGTTCTTTTGGTAATTGGGACAGCTTCAGGTTTAATGATGGCTTATGTATTTTATGTAACTTCAAATTCTCCAGAAGGAGCAGATTTTTCAAGAATATATTATGGAACCGACACTCGTGCATTTGCATTTTTCATTCCTGCTGGAATAGCTTGTTTTTATGCAAATAGGGAAATCACAAATAAAATCGAGAAGAAAATTGTATTTATTTTAGGAATACTTGGTTTAGCATCTCTTATTTTCTTTTCTTTTGGAATAGATTACAGAAATGCCTATAACTATTACGGATTGATGTTTTTAGCCAGTATTTTAATTGGATTTACAATCTTGCTATTTTCAAAGCCAGAATTACAGAAATTCAGTCTTTCAAAACATCCAAAAATTTTTAATCCAATTATAAGATTAGGACAGCATCAGTATCAGTACTATTTATGGCAATACCCTATCATGATATTTACACGTGAATATTTTAAATGGGCAAAACTTTCAAATATGCAGAAATTTTTCATTCAAGTTGTTATTCTAATTGTAATTTCAGAACTATGCTATATTCTGCTTGAAAAAAATAGCAAGAAATATGAGAAAGCTATAAATTATGCGAGCTATCCAGTTTTAGCTGTTATTCTTGCAATTTTAGTATATTCTCCAGTTTATGAAAATAAAGATCTGGAAGAAATGAAGGAAGTGCAAAAAACTTTGGAGACTCCAGCCGTGGAAGAAAATAAAAAGGAAACTCCAGCAAATACTGCTTCTGCAGCAGCACAAAATTCCCAAAATGAAGAACTGACAATAGATAAATTGCTGGCGGCTTTAAATACACCTTCAAAAAGTATTGAAGCGGAATCTAAAATTCAAGATGAAATTTTGAAAAAATATCCAAACGATGAAAGGGAAATATTGTTTATTGGAGATTCGGTACTTCATATGACAAAATTTGATTTGAAGAAAAAATATCCAAATGCCATTATAGAAACAAAAGTCGGTCGCCAATTTTATGAATTGCCAAACATGTTAAAGAATTTTGCTCAAAATGGAAAATTGAAAAAAATAGTCGTTATTGCTCTTGGTACAAATGGTACAATTTTTGAAAAGGATATGAAATCTGTTTTACAAACGTTGCAAGGTCATGACGTTTACTTTATAAACACAGTTATGCCTGACCCATGGCAAGATAGCGTTAATGCAGAAATTAAAAAAGTAAGTTCTGAAAATCCAAATATAAAAGTAATCGACTGGTATTCATATTCAAAAGGAAAACAGCAATATTTTTACAAGGATGGAACACATCCAAAACCTCACGCAGCCAAGAGATATGTAAATCTTTTATATTCTGTTTTAAGTAAAGATATTATAAATTCTAATAAATCAAATTCAGGTAATTCAGGTAATTCAAGTAATTCAAGTAATAGCAATTAA